A genomic segment from Flavobacterium litorale encodes:
- a CDS encoding glycosyltransferase family A protein gives MITADSLTIAIATMFRENLIFLDAIIPKSILKSINVLIVNQTDSKRQLQSVYNNITVINTSERGLANSRNMAIANITTTYAILTDDDVIFRDDLLNSIDNGFKLFPDAAVVKFKAAKTDDIPFNEYSNSPIKNLSIFGIMNVSSIELVVNIKKLKQSKAFFDDNFGLGAIFGNGLEQAFLDNVRKKKLQIAYYPKFIVSHPDDCSGRDSGSDRYYFINGALSKKMFGSMSLLWTIVFLFFQVKQKNIKLRSVLHYYRIFRKGAQEYKKVTE, from the coding sequence ATGATTACTGCAGATTCTCTTACCATTGCTATAGCTACTATGTTTAGAGAAAATCTCATTTTTTTAGATGCTATAATTCCTAAAAGTATCCTTAAAAGTATCAATGTCTTAATTGTAAATCAAACAGATAGCAAGCGGCAATTACAATCAGTTTACAACAACATTACGGTAATAAATACAAGTGAAAGAGGATTAGCAAACAGTAGAAATATGGCAATAGCTAATATTACCACTACTTATGCTATACTTACTGATGATGATGTTATATTTAGAGATGATTTATTAAATAGTATAGATAACGGATTTAAATTGTTTCCAGATGCTGCCGTTGTAAAGTTTAAAGCGGCAAAAACCGATGATATACCTTTTAATGAATACTCTAATTCTCCGATAAAAAACCTTTCAATTTTTGGTATAATGAATGTTAGTTCGATAGAGCTAGTAGTTAATATTAAGAAACTGAAACAGAGCAAGGCTTTTTTTGATGATAATTTTGGTTTAGGTGCTATATTTGGTAATGGTTTGGAGCAAGCTTTTTTGGACAATGTGAGAAAGAAAAAGCTGCAAATAGCCTACTATCCTAAATTTATTGTGAGTCATCCTGACGATTGCTCTGGTAGGGATTCTGGCAGTGATAGATATTACTTTATTAATGGTGCATTATCTAAAAAAATGTTTGGCTCAATGTCGTTGCTATGGACAATCGTATTTTTATTTTTCCAAGTAAAACAAAAGAACATAAAATTGCGTTCTGTTTTACACTATTATCGAATTTTTAGAAAAGGAGCGCAAGAGTATAAAAAAGTTACAGAATGA
- a CDS encoding sugar 3,4-ketoisomerase, with product MKETTVQNISLIQLPRIEDPRGNLSVIEGNTLPYDIKRVYYLYDVPSGAERGGHAHKNLQQFLIAISGSFDVVFHDGITEKKIMLNRPNQGLLIPQGLWRELKNFSSGAVCLVIASDVFKEEDYIRDFDAFLESKK from the coding sequence ATGAAAGAAACCACCGTACAAAACATAAGTTTAATACAATTACCACGTATAGAAGATCCTAGAGGCAACCTCTCGGTTATTGAGGGTAATACATTACCTTATGATATTAAGAGAGTTTATTATTTGTACGATGTACCAAGCGGTGCCGAGCGAGGAGGACATGCCCATAAGAATTTACAACAATTTTTGATTGCAATTAGTGGTAGTTTTGATGTTGTATTTCATGATGGGATTACTGAAAAAAAAATTATGCTCAATCGCCCTAATCAAGGTTTACTTATACCGCAAGGACTCTGGCGAGAACTTAAAAATTTTTCGTCTGGGGCGGTATGTTTGGTAATAGCTTCGGATGTTTTTAAGGAGGAGGACTATATACGTGATTTTGATGCTTTTCTTGAATCTAAAAAATGA
- a CDS encoding S8 family peptidase — MKNIFIIICGLFFSLSHSQEKNIYTYYIHVNHYSEAPKFQKDGEYYKYVGDNDEERSFFSNYKIIQFSQSFPSSTWLKNLNVFTLSTYNKSLIDDVLKKFPRKYTKYTDITGMEYELLDTYTDDYGTSNNLPNSGVADLSNLDYIGVPKAWDYSLGSSDIILGISDTKVDITGNDLKFKTTHLGFNGSSSSSHGTNVAAFAAAQGDNAHGMVGVCSNCTIINTPIGSYNGLLDLAINGVQVINMSWITSGHDLGANNYVPEHQAVINELHDCYGVILVAGAGNRSEFYTADNISYLYPNGLKYYPASYNHVISVLSVNHRNDWGVETTDSYPPEYGVVSRFVKDLIPQNAAENYNGEVFGFKETAHTTNEDVDICAPGYRLFRYYEYAVQNIIEYQANGGTSAAAPHIAGTIGLMLSVNNCLWPSEAEDVLQLTSKNLEIIPGNEIFAGKSGAGGLIAGDAVEFTHEMKSATGNAVIDGHDFYRFDFNLSHINNKLTISNQTFRDKCTADFTARREIEVLSDTDFKPNADGYIDLKLDPNIDVCELREIPSYCGEDRPGAAKKKTTGIQNINDSSLASKLYPNPNNGTFEIVYTGTIKDILQVEVYDVYGKAVYKSTEKESRFTISVPRLSAGMYIVKLSSDNYTETIKFVKH, encoded by the coding sequence ATGAAAAATATTTTTATAATTATTTGCGGATTATTTTTTTCGTTGTCGCATAGCCAAGAGAAAAATATATATACATACTATATTCACGTGAATCATTATTCTGAGGCTCCTAAATTTCAGAAAGATGGTGAATATTATAAGTATGTTGGAGATAATGATGAAGAGAGAAGTTTTTTCTCCAACTATAAGATTATTCAATTTAGTCAATCTTTTCCTAGTTCAACTTGGTTGAAAAATCTGAATGTATTTACTCTGTCAACTTACAATAAATCGTTAATTGACGACGTACTAAAAAAGTTTCCACGTAAGTATACAAAATATACTGATATTACTGGAATGGAGTATGAGCTATTAGATACCTATACAGATGATTATGGTACGTCTAATAATCTTCCAAACTCAGGTGTAGCGGATTTATCAAATTTAGATTACATAGGTGTTCCTAAAGCTTGGGACTATAGTTTGGGTTCTTCGGATATAATACTAGGTATATCCGATACAAAAGTTGATATTACGGGTAATGATCTCAAATTTAAAACAACTCATTTAGGCTTTAATGGAAGTTCGTCCAGTAGTCATGGTACTAATGTAGCAGCTTTTGCGGCAGCACAAGGTGATAATGCACATGGTATGGTGGGTGTCTGTTCAAATTGTACCATTATAAATACACCAATTGGTAGCTATAATGGTCTTTTAGATTTAGCTATTAATGGGGTACAAGTTATTAATATGAGTTGGATAACATCAGGACACGATCTTGGTGCTAATAATTATGTTCCTGAACATCAAGCTGTGATCAACGAGTTACATGATTGCTATGGAGTAATTTTAGTAGCAGGTGCTGGTAATAGAAGCGAATTTTATACCGCTGATAATATTAGTTATCTTTACCCTAACGGTTTAAAATATTACCCAGCATCATATAACCATGTAATTTCAGTACTTTCGGTTAACCACAGAAATGATTGGGGTGTTGAAACAACAGATTCATACCCTCCAGAGTATGGAGTAGTATCTAGGTTCGTAAAAGACTTAATACCTCAAAACGCAGCTGAAAATTATAATGGTGAGGTATTTGGCTTCAAAGAAACGGCACATACAACTAACGAAGATGTTGACATATGTGCTCCAGGTTACAGATTGTTTAGATATTATGAATATGCTGTACAGAATATTATCGAGTATCAGGCAAATGGTGGTACATCAGCAGCAGCACCTCATATTGCGGGAACAATAGGTTTGATGCTTTCAGTTAACAATTGTTTATGGCCTAGTGAAGCGGAAGATGTTTTACAATTGACATCTAAAAATCTTGAAATTATACCTGGTAACGAGATTTTTGCAGGTAAGTCTGGAGCAGGAGGTCTTATAGCGGGAGATGCTGTAGAATTTACACATGAAATGAAATCTGCTACAGGCAATGCAGTTATAGATGGTCATGACTTTTACAGGTTTGATTTTAACCTCTCGCACATTAATAATAAACTTACCATATCTAATCAAACTTTTAGAGACAAGTGTACTGCTGATTTTACTGCAAGGCGTGAAATAGAAGTATTGTCAGATACTGATTTTAAACCGAATGCAGATGGTTACATTGATTTGAAGCTCGATCCGAATATAGACGTATGTGAACTAAGAGAAATTCCAAGTTACTGTGGTGAAGATCGTCCAGGGGCAGCCAAAAAGAAAACCACAGGGATTCAAAATATAAACGATTCATCTCTAGCGAGTAAACTATATCCAAATCCAAACAACGGTACGTTTGAGATAGTTTATACTGGTACTATTAAAGATATTCTTCAAGTTGAAGTTTACGATGTTTATGGTAAAGCAGTTTATAAGAGTACTGAGAAGGAGTCTCGTTTTACGATATCTGTACCAAGACTTTCAGCAGGTATGTACATAGTTAAGCTATCATCTGATAATTATACTGAAACAATTAAGTTTGTAAAGCATTAA
- a CDS encoding glycosyltransferase family protein, with protein MKILLIGEYSRLHNSLKEGLVKLGHEVTIVGTGDGFKNYDIDYSIYPSFILKWWLFTKIKNGLSKTIGYNAEMTEKGIRFYKLLPKLKGYDHVQLINSDAVQTHPWLEIKLYKKLLQQSKQMSLLICGDETPIVDYNLTGNLKYSVLSAYLENSRLKGLFQYSLKYTKKNYRRLFEWVKDRSNVLITSDLDYEIPMQRMGYTTHFIPNPINTDLVKYNQPEIRDKIVIFLGINRLSYIKKGIRFFEEALKIIEHRYSDRVEIIITENVPYKEYIKLYDGAHILLDQVYGYDQGYNALEAMAKGKVVFTGAEQEFTAHYRLKERVAINALPNTESIVQELSFLIENPKEIEAISKRARSFIKKEHNYIKIAEKYLNTWFE; from the coding sequence ATGAAAATTTTGCTAATTGGCGAATATAGCAGGTTACATAATTCACTTAAGGAGGGTTTAGTCAAATTAGGACACGAGGTAACTATAGTAGGTACTGGCGATGGCTTTAAAAATTATGATATTGATTACTCTATATACCCTAGCTTTATACTCAAATGGTGGTTATTTACTAAAATAAAAAATGGGCTTAGTAAGACCATTGGTTATAATGCCGAAATGACTGAAAAGGGTATTCGGTTTTACAAATTACTTCCCAAACTAAAAGGTTATGATCATGTTCAGTTGATTAATTCTGATGCTGTTCAAACACACCCTTGGCTAGAAATAAAATTGTATAAAAAATTATTACAGCAGAGCAAGCAAATGAGCCTTTTGATTTGTGGTGACGAAACACCTATTGTAGATTATAATTTAACTGGAAATCTTAAATATTCTGTACTTTCAGCTTATTTAGAAAACTCTAGACTAAAGGGTTTGTTTCAGTACTCACTAAAATATACTAAAAAAAATTACCGTAGGTTATTTGAGTGGGTAAAGGATAGAAGCAACGTTTTAATAACTTCTGATCTTGATTATGAAATCCCGATGCAACGTATGGGTTATACCACACATTTTATTCCGAACCCCATAAATACAGATCTAGTCAAGTATAATCAACCTGAAATAAGAGACAAAATTGTTATTTTTTTAGGTATAAACAGACTTAGTTACATTAAAAAGGGTATCCGATTCTTTGAGGAAGCACTAAAAATAATTGAGCATAGATATAGCGATAGGGTTGAGATAATAATTACTGAAAATGTGCCCTACAAAGAATATATAAAGCTATATGATGGCGCTCATATATTGTTAGATCAAGTTTATGGATACGATCAGGGATATAATGCTCTAGAGGCTATGGCAAAAGGTAAGGTGGTATTTACAGGTGCAGAGCAAGAATTTACAGCGCATTACAGACTAAAGGAACGTGTTGCAATTAATGCATTACCTAATACAGAAAGTATAGTACAGGAGTTATCTTTTTTAATAGAAAACCCTAAAGAGATTGAAGCAATTAGCAAAAGGGCACGTAGCTTTATTAAAAAAGAACATAACTATATAAAAATTGCCGAAAAGTATTTGAATACATGGTTTGAATAA